The proteins below come from a single Candida albicans SC5314 chromosome 7, complete sequence genomic window:
- a CDS encoding uncharacterized protein (Protein required for virulence in reconstituted human epithelium (RHE) model of ex vivo infection; decreased transcription is observed upon fluphenazine treatment; induced upon adherence to polystyrene), producing MSSRARPTKRKRRVKEKKKKILPLDLQLTSHNQPPPPPPPPRLMSLITKTIIFKRTLTTKFSTEEAKKQAAAQLAIQSLKDFGSLLSNSSEDTQPIDTQPIYNNPELFASLSLLHQGQVIKELQDKFDKDWLKLTLKDKKLSYYIAYGNWGVREKFINWNNPNEPPLDLPFKLPTTTIIKSRNPADDVKTKTIIKKLPMVNLNETEVRKEQFDIKRMDGVTKFFIYLMIFISLLAIARDKNIGENGKPEQIIIEDKYEIQRQERLKKKEEEEEEEEEKEKERLRIELEEKRQFELAKKNKKWYYLWLK from the coding sequence ATGTCTTCAAGGGCAAGGccaacaaaaagaaagcgAAGagtgaaagaaaaaaaaaaaaaaattcttccTCTTGATCTACAGTTAACTTCCCATAatcaaccaccaccaccaccaccaccaccacgaCTAATGAGTTTAATAACAAAGACGataatttttaaaagaacTTTAACCACCAAGTTTTCTACTGAAGAAGCCAAAAAACAAGCTGCTGCACAATTAGCCATACAATCACTTAAAGATTTTGGTTCATTactttcaaattcatccGAAGATACTCAACCAATCGATACCCAAccaatatataataatccCGAATTATTTGCTTCATTAAGTTTATTACATCAAGGACAAGTGATTAAAGAATTACaagataaatttgataaagatTGGTTGAAATTAACtttaaaagataaaaaattgagtTATTATATTGCTTATGGAAATTGGGGAGTTCgagaaaaatttataaattggAATAATCCAAATGAACCACCATTAGATTTACCATTTAAattaccaacaacaaccattataaaatcaagaaatccTGCTGATGATGTTAAAACGAAAACgataattaaaaaattaccaatggtgaatttaaatgaaaCTGAAGTTAGAAAAgaacaatttgatattaaaaGAATGGATGGTGTTAcgaaatttttcatatatttgatgatatttatttcattattggcTATTGCTCGtgataaaaatattggAGAAAATGGGAAACCTGAACAAATAATTATAGAAGATAAATATGAAATACAACGACAAGAAAggttgaagaagaaggaagaagaagaagaagaagaagaagaaaaagagaaggAAAGACTTCGAAttgaattagaagaaaaacgACAATTTGAACTTGctaaaaagaataaaaaatggTATTATTTATGGTTGAAATAG
- a CDS encoding uncharacterized protein (Specificity factor required for ubiquitination; role in protein targeting to vacuole; involved in ubiquitin-dependent protein catabolism via the multivesicular body sorting pathway; Spider biofilm induced): MDSDPANILLLLVFASIVLFFALSFCAYRLFCRNSDRNEYSSLDSDILGSHSNNVPREFLNDEESLLDLAETFDFTNLSPEEQGSYLKGQEFTSNNPPDFTKVRGKTFTIEDEKLIKECGINAFQFDPDQELLNSRYIVADKTELNFNNNDMPYSTATAVLNYPLPVRNRVYSDIVYFETKVFEFNNENNPNAHFSIGLVTKPYPSAFRLPGYNKFSIGYESTGNLKINKPFPTPLQQHQDEHSEYNALVLPALQQSDIVGFGYVVSTGTIFITRNGKKVLDVMKGCFVDLYPAVGCFSTNAKFQVNLGQLGFVWIEANVRKYGFVSTSDYKKISGDRGLASLPQYDKVIVEGDKVLDKGEELPPRYPEEELDFFGRTVNDNVRVGSSSQHMKLNEKNENENENGDADAEVGNEVKEPIEGSSSQVTDEPEEVMDLRERIYEQNIQNDTSSIDESTPLISQNEISALDEIIESPLEDNKNEEVQTESQQLEPIEENEEEPQVSTNEVSRPQKNVLIENTESSVSKKKDNLKSSEAPSVILEQEQEQESASQPVPAPEQKQETEPAQEPVQEQESVSQQEQELVAEPAPAYTQTEEREREGQGDEEVDVTDEQPSNEGTSTEPSTSPEPTGNNENNNAGDTTPLATTIGSSSNNKSNQKKKKKKNGKKGGKKKGKKK; encoded by the coding sequence atgGATTCAGATCCAGCAAATATCttactattattagtatttgcatcaatagttttattttttgcaTTATCATTCTGTGCTTATAGATTATTCTGTCGCAATTCTGACAGAAATGAATATTCTAGTTTAGATTCTGATATATTAGGATCACACCTGAATAATGTTCCTAGagaatttttaaatgatgaagaaagtTTATTGGATTTAGCCGAAACATTTGATTTCACCAATTTATCACCTGAAGAACAAGGATCATATTTGAAAGGACAAGAATTCACATCCAATAATCCTCCTGATTTCACTAAAGTCAGAGGCAAGACATTCACTATAGAAGATGAAAAACTCATTAAGGAATGTGGTATAAATGCATTTCAATTTGACCCTgatcaagaattattgaatctGCGTTATATTGTTGCCGACAAGAcagaattgaattttaataataatgatatgCCTTATTCTACAGCCACGGCAGTATTAAATTATCCATTACCAGTGAGAAATAGAGTGTATTCtgatattgtttattttgaaaccaaAGTTTTCgaattcaataatgaaaacaatCCTAATGCTCATTTCTCTATTGGATTAGTCACCAAACCATACCCATCAGCATTTAGATTACCTGgttataataaattttccATAGGATATGAAAGCACAGGTAATcttaaaatcaacaaaccTTTCCCAACTCctttacaacaacatcaagaTGAACATAGTGAATATAATGCATTAGTATTACCGGCATTGCAACAATCAGATATTGTTGGGTTTGGTTACGTTGTATCGACTGGTACAATTTTTATCACTAGAAATGGGAAAAAAGTATTGGATGTGATGAAAGGAtgttttgttgatttgtaTCCTGCAGTTGGATGTTTTTCCACAAATGCTAAATTTCAAGTGAATTTAGGACAATTGGGATTTGTATGGATTGAAGCAAATGTAAGAAAATATGGATTTGTATCAACCAGTGATTATAAAAAGATATCTGGGGATAGAGGTTTAGCTTCATTACCACAATACGACAAAGTGATTGTTGAAGGTGATAAAGTTTTGGATAAAGGTGAAGAATTACCACCAAGATACcctgaagaagaattagatTTCTTTGGACGTACTGTTAACGATAATGTTAGAGTAGGATCGAGTTCTCAACatatgaaattgaatgaaaagaatgagaatgaaaatgaaaatggtgATGCTGATGCTGAAGTGGGGAATGAAGTTAAAGAGCCAATTGAAGGTAGTTCTTCACAAGTAACTGATGAACCAGAGGAAGTTATGGATCTTAGAGAAAGAATTTATGaacaaaatattcaaaacgacacttcatcaattgatgaatcaaCACCATTAATATCACAGAATGAAATTAGTGCCTTAGatgaaataattgaatcTCCACTTGAAGACAATAAAAACGAGGAAGTGCAAACTGAAAGCCAACAATTAGAgccaattgaagaaaatgaagaagaaccaCAAGTGTCAACGAATGAGGTTTCCAGAccccaaaaaaatgttttaattgaaaacacAGAATCTTCAGTGAGCAAGAAGAAAGACAACTTGAAGTCATCAGAAGCACCATCAGTGATACtagaacaagaacaagaacaagaatcAGCATCACAACCTGTGCCAGCTCCAGAACAAAAGCAAGAAACGGAACCAGCACAAGAACCAGTGCAAGAACAAGAGTCAGTAtcacaacaagaacaagagCTAGTGGCAGAACCAGCACCAGCTTATACTCAAAcagaagaaagagaaagagaaggGCAAGGCGACGAAGAAGTAGACGTAACTGATGAACAACCTAGTAATGAAGGAACTAGTACAGAACCTTCAACAAGTCCTGAACCAACTGgaaataatgaaaacaataatgcTGGCGATACTACCCCACTTGCCACAACCATAGGTTCATCttccaataataaatctaatcaaaaaaagaagaaaaagaagaatggTAAAAAAggaggaaagaaaaagggcaagaagaaatag
- the OGG1 gene encoding 8-oxoguanine glycosylase (Mitochondrial glycosylase/lyase; repairs oxidative damage to mitochondrial DNA, contributes to UVA resistance, role in base-excision repair; Spider biofilm induced): MTVETIWKSLPITEVEVSLQKVLRCGQTFRWKNINNVWSFTIQDRIVLLKQDSTHIHYSQVMKKDTNGNHKQTLDFINDYFVLDTKLTDLYTHWKLQHEPFRSKKISPFDSFAGIRILRQDPWECLISFICSSNNNVKRISKMCENLCINFGDYINDFEGHEYYTFPTPEALSKPNVEAKLRDLGFGYRAKYIYQTACKFTDNNKYPDITIENLNLLREAKYTTAHEFLLQLTGVGPKVADCICLMSLDKHDVVPIDTHVYQIAVRDYKFKGNKSMKTLNKETYAAIRLFFKDIFGEYAGWAQSVLFAADLADLNNGTNITDTTTTTTTTTISDQIEPSRKRIKVERQIKVES; this comes from the coding sequence ATGACAGTTGAAACTATCTGGAAATCATTACCTATTACTGAAGTTGAAGTTAGTTTGCAAAAAGTGTTGAGATGTGGACAAACCTTTAGAtggaaaaatataaataatgtATGGTCTTTTACTATACAAGACCGGattgttttattaaaaCAAGATTCAACTCACATCCACTACTCCCAAGTTATGAAAAAGGATACCAATGGAAATCATAAACAGACATTAgattttatcaatgattattttgttttagaCACCAAATTAACAGATTTGTATACACATTGGAAATTACAACATGAACCATTCAGATCTAAGAAAATATCTCCCTTTGATTCATTTGCAGGTATACGAATCCTTCGACAAGACCCATGGGAATGTcttatttcatttatttgttCATCAAACAATAATGTCAAGAGAATTTCTAAAATGTGTGAAAATTTGTGTATTAATTTTGGTGATTAtatcaatgattttgaagGTCATGAATACTATACTTTCCCGACACCAGAAGCATTATCAAAACCTAACGTTGAAGCAAAATTACGTGATTTGGGATTTGGATATCGTGccaaatatatttatcaaaCAGCATGTAAATTCACCGACAATAACAAATATCCTGACATTACCATCGAAAACTTAAACTTGTTAAGGGAAGCCAAGTATACAACTGCGCATGAATTTTTACTACAGTTGACTGGTGTTGGACCAAAAGTTGCTGATTGCATTTGTCTTATGTCCTTGGATAAACATGACGTTGTTCCGATAGACACTCATGTGTATCAAATTGCCGTGCGTGATTATAAGTTTAAGGGGAATAAATCCATGAAAACAttaaacaaagaaacaTATGCTGCCATTAGattgtttttcaaagaCATCTTTGGTGAATATGCCGGTTGGGCTCAATCAGTTTTGTTTGCTGCAGATTTGGctgatttgaataatgGAACGAATATTACTgatactactactactactacaacaacaacaatttcagATCAAATTGAACCATCCaggaaaagaataaaagtTGAAAGGCAGATAAAAGTTGAGAGTTAG
- the RPP1B gene encoding ribosomal protein P1 beta (Conserved acidic ribosomal protein, likely involved in regulation of translation elongation; interacts with Rpp2A; 1 of 4 similar C. albicans ribosomal proteins (Rpp1A, Rpp1B, Rpp2A, Rpp2B); induced by Tbf1; Spider biofilm repressed), with translation MSTEASVSYAALILADAEQEITSEKLLAITKAAGANVDQVWADVFAKAVEGKNFKELLFSFAAAAPASGAAAGSASGAAAGGEAAAEEAAEEEAAEESDDDMGFGLFD, from the coding sequence ATGTCTACTGAAGCCTCCGTCTCATACGCTGCTTTAATCTTAGCAGATGCTGAACAAGAAATCACTtctgaaaaattattagcCATCACCAAGGCTGCTGGTGCCAATGTTGACCAAGTTTGGGCTGATGTTTTCGCCAAAGCCGTTGAAGGTAAAAACttcaaagaattattattctcttttgctgctgctgctccAGCTTCCGGTGCTGCTGCTGGTTCTGCTTCTGGTGCTGCTGCCGGTGGTGAAGCTGCTGCCGAAGAAGCCgctgaagaagaagctgCTGAAGAATCTGATGACGACATGGGTTTCGGTTTATTCGATTAA
- the MAM33 gene encoding Mam33p (Putative mitochondrial acidic matrix protein; regulated by Ssn6p; protein present in exponential and stationary growth phase yeast cultures): protein MSRLLSTTLRSQLSKRLVASVSRPSKTVLATLPKAIATTSLRSFHNTPITFNQTAESDLKQILDKELQVVEAIPNELDQSHVDFLETSGFKVVSKPGNANVELVKKDEQGHIIHVYFDVEDVTDIPAEELELEGQELEEEAESLDQIFSNVKVLIENPTKNEGLFFSLMLQASESAFLVDYVNTQADVQKFISKIDNEGEFADKFNYQGPKFGLLDESLQVEFENYLVSKGIDEQLADFIIGYSDVKEETEYRNWLNSVNKFFK from the coding sequence ATGTCCAGATTATTATCAACTACTTTGCGTTCTCAATTATCTAAAAGATTGGTAGCTTCAGTTTCAAGACCATCTAAGACTGTTTTGGCCACTTTGCCAAAAGCCATTGCCACCACCTCATTACGTTCTTTCCATAATACTCCAATTACTTTCAATCAAACTGCTGAATctgatttgaaacaaattctCGACAAGGAACTTCAAGTTGTAGAAGCTATTCCTAATGAATTGGATCAAAGTCATGTTGATTTCTTAGAAACATCAGGATTCAAAGTTGTTTCTAAACCAGGTAATGCTAATGTCGAATTGGTTAAAAAAGATGAACAAGGTCACATCATTCATGTTTattttgatgttgaagatgTTACTGATATTCCAgctgaagaattggaattagAAGGACAAGAATTAGAGGAAGAAGCTGAATCATTAGATCAAATTTTCAGTAATGTTAAAGTCTTGATTGAAAACCCAACTAAAAATGAGGGGTTATTTTTCAGTTTAATGTTACAAGCTTCCGAATCAGCATTTTTAGTTGATTATGTTAACACTCAAGCTGATGttcaaaaattcatttctaaaattgataatgaaggTGAATTTGCtgataaattcaattatcaaGGACCAAAGTTCGGATTGTTGGATGAATCTTTGCaagttgaatttgaaaactatTTAGTTTCTAAAGGTATTGATGAACAATTGGCTGATTTTATTATAGGCTACAGTGATGTTAAAGAGGAAACCGAATACAGAAATTGGTTGAACTCTGTTAAcaagtttttcaaataa
- the CLB4 gene encoding B-type cyclin (B-type mitotic cyclin; nonessential; negative regulator of pseudohyphal growth; dispensible for mitotic exit, cytokinesis; Fkh2-represed; flow model biofilm repressed; farnesol-upregulated in biofilm; reduced total RNA in clb4 mutant) produces the protein MRSYKSSITDENELTKQRLRAKSIANLSSNHTTAGQPSTSSQHREALTDLTSQENKNHPRVKLTQTNTNHHRNSSSSSNKIQIYQQIEQKKTDIHQFKKPRLEKVLLNDDDDETDDEFDDEEDKENRYHDLELNEDDSKHQLISEAFETIDDRGISEGENDTAQEARERLEEETQSHTQDMRSIYGVHVPMQPMWNNAIINELKYVIQKYSRNTLDENDEDTYDTTMVAEYSPEIFNYLHELENKFTPDPNYMDFQDDLKWEMRAVLIDWVVQVHARFNLFSETLYLTVNYIDRFLSKRRVSLSRFQLVGAVALFIAAKYEEINCPTVQEIAYMADNAYSIDEFLKAERFMIDVLEFDLGWPGPMSFLRRISKADDYDYETRTLAKYFLEITIMDSKFVASPPSWLAAGAHYISRILLGRGEWTELHVFYSGYTEKQLQPLADVLLENCRHAEINHKAIFEKYKERRYRKSSLFVQEYFRHIMSQS, from the coding sequence ATGCGATCTTATAAATCATCCATAACGGATGAAAATGAGTTGACAAAACAAAGACTTAGAGCCAAAAGTATTGCCAATTTGAGCAGCAATCACACAACAGCTGGGCAACCATCAACAAGCTCTCAACATAGAGAGGCATTGACTGATTTGACCTCACAGGAGAATAAAAATCACCCAAGAGTGAAACTAACACAAACAAACACCAATCATCACAGAAACAGCTCAAGTAGTTCGaacaaaatacaaatatatcaacaaatagAGCAAAAGAAAACCGATATCCATCAGTTCAAAAAACCAAGATTGGAGAAGGTATTACTAAATGACGACGACGATGAAACCGATGACGAATTTGACGACgaagaagataaagaaaacaGATATCATGATCTAGAGTTGAATGAAGATGACAGTAAACATCAACTAATAAGTGAAgcatttgaaacaattgatgatCGGGGAATAAGTGAGGGTGAAAATGATACAGCGCAAGAAGCACGTGAAAGATTAGAGGAAGAAACACAATCACATACACAGGATATGAGATCAATATATGGGGTTCATGTGCCCATGCAACCAATGTGGAATAATGCGATAATAAACGAGCTCAAATACGTTATACAAAAGTACTCTCGTAATACGTTGGACGAAAATGACGAAGATACTTATGATACTACCATGGTGGCAGAATATTCACCggaaattttcaattactTGCATGAACTTGAAAATAAGTTTACACCTGATCCAAATTATATGGATTTCCAAGACGATCTAAAGTGGGAGATGCGTGCAGTGCTTATTGATTGGGTCGTCCAAGTGCATGCTCGATTCAACTTGTTTTCAGAAACCTTGTACTTGACTGTAAATTACATTGACAGATTCTTATCCAAGAGAAGGGTGTCATTATCCAGATTTCAGTTAGTTGGAGCAGTAGCATTGTTTATTGCTGCCAAATAcgaagaaatcaattgtcCTACAGTCCAAGAAATTGCATACATGGCAGACAATGCCTATTCAATCGACGAGTTTTTAAAAGCCGAGAGATTTATGATTGATGTATTGGAATTTGATTTGGGATGGCCAGGGCCAATGTCGTTTTTGAGAAGAATATCAAAAGCTGACgattatgattatgaaaCTAGAACACTTgccaaatattttcttgaaataACTATAATGGACTCAAAATTTGTTGCTTCTCCACCAAGTTGGTTGGCCGCTGGAGCACATTACATATCAAGAATACTATTGGGAAGAGGTGAATGGACAGAATTGCATGTTTTTTATAGTGGCTATACCGAAAAGCAATTGCAGCCATTGGCAGACGTTTTGTTAGAGAACTGTCGCCATGCTGAAATAAACCATAAAGCCATTTTCGAAAAATACAAGGAAAGAAGGTATAGAAAAAGTTCACTTTTTGTTCAAGAATATTTTCGTCACATAATGTCCCAGAGTTGA